One stretch of Schistocerca nitens isolate TAMUIC-IGC-003100 chromosome 11, iqSchNite1.1, whole genome shotgun sequence DNA includes these proteins:
- the LOC126213279 gene encoding uncharacterized protein LOC126213279, with protein sequence MHVCWWRLIVAMVALPLVAGVVIILMCFVCCPLLWKEIPNTEQSDYYRTPLYVVGVLALWVLFAIGIFFLWWRRKPKVIVDDSTEVIVDEPTKVIFDEPIKVIFDEATKVIVDEPTKMIVDERTKVIVDEASKVIVDETTVLPAAEA encoded by the coding sequence ATGCACGTGTGCTGGTGGCGGCTGATCGTGGCGATGGTGGCGCTGCCGTTGGTGGCGGGCGTGGTCATCATCCTCATGTGCTTCGTCTGCTGCCCGCTGCTGTGGAAGGAGATACCCAATACGGAGCAGAGCGACTACTACCGCACGCCGCTCTACGTGGTGGGAGTGCTGGCGCTGTGGGTGCTCTTCGCcatcggcatcttcttcctgtggtggCGCCGCAAGCCCAAAGTGATCGTCGACGATTCCACTGAAGTGATCGTCGACGAGCCCACCAAAGTGATCTTCGACGAGCCCATCAAAGTGATCTTCGACGAGGCCACCAAAGTGATCGTCGACGAGCCCACCAAAATGATCGTCGACGAGCGCACCAAAGTGATCGTCGACGAGGCTAGCAAGGTGATCGTCGACGAGACCACCGTGCTCCCTGCCGCCGAGGCGTGA